One genomic region from Tolypothrix sp. PCC 7712 encodes:
- a CDS encoding PadR family transcriptional regulator, whose product MQYDVKQKFLDVEINSLEEVVLTILSSGKCYGTEIIEIVSSASEGRKQLNFGSLYPTLYKLKIRGLIEEDLGETHLPERGGHRRKYYKITELGIQALSHIENFRQKLRLREQVFPTSLQ is encoded by the coding sequence ATGCAATATGATGTAAAGCAAAAGTTTCTTGATGTAGAAATTAACTCTTTAGAAGAAGTTGTACTAACTATTCTCTCTTCAGGCAAATGCTATGGAACAGAAATAATTGAAATTGTAAGTTCTGCTAGTGAGGGAAGAAAACAATTAAATTTTGGAAGCTTATATCCTACGCTTTATAAGCTTAAGATAAGAGGGCTGATAGAAGAAGATTTAGGCGAGACTCATCTACCTGAAAGAGGTGGACATCGACGTAAATACTATAAGATTACTGAGTTAGGTATCCAAGCATTATCTCATATTGAGAATTTTCGCCAAAAGTTACGTTTACGAGAACAAGTTTTTCCTACATCCCTACAATAA
- a CDS encoding WecB/TagA/CpsF family glycosyltransferase, which yields MLLIWASLQIKYLEKWHKNITPSISEPPTIKVLDFPITALTFEDQIQTLRKWMIARESRTVCIANVHMLMEAHGNSEFANVLKNADFVTPDGMPVVWMMRRMGAPSQDRVGGMDILQALCRLAQIQNVSVFFLGSQTEILARMRKSLEQEFPKLKIAAMEPLPFRPLTETEDADLINKINKSGAGLVFVSLGCPKQEHWMAQHKGKIQAVMIGVGGVFPVYAGIHKRAPRIIRELGFEWLYRWIQEPLRLWSRYLTTIPPFMWLATKQLLSSSRFNSVFFQETGE from the coding sequence ATGCTCCTGATTTGGGCTTCCTTACAGATAAAATATCTAGAAAAATGGCATAAAAACATTACTCCAAGTATATCTGAACCTCCTACTATAAAAGTACTTGATTTTCCCATTACTGCTTTAACTTTTGAAGATCAGATCCAAACACTGCGGAAATGGATGATCGCACGCGAAAGTAGAACAGTCTGCATAGCTAATGTCCACATGCTCATGGAGGCTCATGGGAATTCAGAGTTTGCTAATGTCTTAAAAAATGCAGATTTTGTCACTCCAGATGGGATGCCCGTAGTTTGGATGATGCGGCGGATGGGTGCGCCTTCTCAAGATCGTGTAGGCGGGATGGATATCTTACAAGCATTGTGTAGGCTAGCTCAAATACAAAATGTCAGTGTTTTCTTTCTCGGTTCGCAAACAGAAATCCTTGCTAGAATGCGGAAAAGTCTAGAACAAGAATTTCCCAAGCTGAAAATAGCAGCGATGGAACCTTTACCCTTCCGTCCGCTGACGGAAACTGAAGACGCAGATTTGATCAATAAAATCAATAAAAGTGGTGCTGGCCTAGTATTTGTATCTTTAGGATGTCCAAAACAGGAACACTGGATGGCCCAGCATAAAGGTAAAATCCAGGCTGTAATGATTGGAGTTGGTGGAGTTTTCCCCGTTTACGCTGGAATCCATAAGCGCGCACCACGCATAATTAGAGAATTAGGATTTGAGTGGCTTTATCGCTGGATTCAAGAACCACTTCGCCTCTGGAGTCGTTATCTCACCACAATTCCACCTTTTATGTGGCTGGCAACAAAACAGTTACTCTCATCAAGTCGTTTTAATTCGGTATTTTTTCAAGAAACAGGAGAGTGA
- a CDS encoding tyrosine-type recombinase/integrase — protein MDTVTIIEGEILRGDNTLVPLDSATLSTAPDVMARLLLGKRSPNTQRAYARDLRDFFDYVAHQPPTPSVVAQFLKLEQVQAINIVSQYKESLMNKGLSEATVNRRLSAIKSLVQVGRVLGVCNFVLDDVGAEKVKAYRDTSGVAPEAIASMMQLIDTSTVMGKRDYAIMRLLWDNALRRNEICQMNIGDFNASGGTISILGKGRGTQKETIKLSRKTIAAITDWLIASRRTKAKLNEPLFVALVEHYKGKRLTGEFIRKLVDTLAQEAGIPKKMSPHRIRHSAITKATEVFEGDYQKVQKFSRHANINTVLKYDDNRKKQEFQATITDTLADLF, from the coding sequence ATGGATACTGTCACCATCATTGAAGGGGAAATACTCAGGGGAGACAATACGCTTGTGCCGTTGGACTCGGCGACGTTATCCACAGCACCGGATGTGATGGCGCGGTTGTTATTGGGGAAGCGATCGCCTAATACTCAAAGAGCTTATGCTAGGGATTTGCGGGATTTTTTTGATTATGTGGCCCATCAACCGCCTACGCCTTCTGTGGTAGCACAGTTTCTCAAGTTGGAGCAAGTCCAAGCAATTAATATTGTCAGTCAGTATAAAGAAAGCCTGATGAATAAAGGACTGTCGGAGGCGACGGTGAACCGGCGGTTATCGGCAATTAAGTCGCTGGTGCAGGTGGGGAGGGTGTTGGGGGTGTGTAATTTTGTGCTGGATGATGTGGGGGCGGAAAAAGTTAAGGCTTATCGAGATACCAGCGGTGTAGCACCGGAGGCGATCGCTAGCATGATGCAGCTGATTGATACTAGCACTGTCATGGGGAAGCGCGATTATGCCATTATGCGGTTGTTGTGGGACAATGCCCTGCGGCGCAATGAAATCTGCCAGATGAATATCGGCGATTTTAACGCCAGTGGGGGGACGATTTCTATTTTGGGTAAGGGGCGGGGGACGCAAAAGGAAACTATTAAACTCAGTCGCAAAACTATAGCGGCGATTACTGATTGGTTGATTGCTAGCAGGCGGACTAAAGCTAAATTAAATGAACCACTGTTTGTGGCGCTGGTGGAACATTATAAGGGGAAGCGGTTGACTGGGGAATTTATTCGCAAGTTGGTGGATACTTTGGCGCAAGAGGCTGGTATTCCTAAGAAGATGTCGCCGCACCGGATTCGGCATAGTGCGATTACCAAAGCTACAGAGGTGTTTGAGGGTGATTACCAAAAGGTGCAGAAGTTTAGTAGGCACGCGAATATTAATACTGTGCTGAAGTATGACGATAACCGTAAAAAACAGGAGTTTCAAGCTACTATCACTGATACGCTGGCTGACCTGTTTTGA
- a CDS encoding aspartyl protease yields the protein MISGRFGDGEELIFEIELIAANGFELPIDVVLDTGFSDWLAIDQQDLEGFDWEYLGERSMLMARGVSNFDIYAGLVRIDGEIFDIPVYAGDGVPEVLLGRQWLTNRRLVVDMPSGILTLGN from the coding sequence ATGATATCAGGAAGGTTTGGTGATGGGGAGGAGTTGATTTTTGAAATCGAATTGATTGCCGCCAATGGATTTGAATTACCAATTGATGTGGTTTTAGATACAGGATTTTCAGATTGGTTAGCCATTGATCAGCAGGACTTGGAAGGGTTTGATTGGGAATATTTAGGCGAACGTTCGATGTTGATGGCAAGAGGTGTATCTAACTTTGATATTTATGCAGGCCTTGTCAGAATTGATGGAGAGATTTTTGATATTCCTGTTTATGCTGGTGATGGAGTGCCAGAAGTTTTACTCGGTCGTCAATGGCTGACTAATCGTAGGTTAGTCGTAGATATGCCATCAGGTATTTTAACCTTGGGAAATTGA
- a CDS encoding ParA family protein, with protein sequence MIIAIANQKGGVAKTTSTICLGGILACSGTVLAIDLDPQGNLTTGLGVEVADEQISCYDVITEQAEVIDAVVATKSGLSLLPADINLAKGETEILMKVGNFYILKEKLAPILKQYQHILIDCPPSLGLLTVNALAAADVVLIPVQCQFFALKGLAALLETLASVQKRLNPQLRILGVLPTMAENTVMTQDVLDSLKKRLQDIRIFEPVPKSIKFSESNLAGEPIHIYTNDKKLVQPYGAIANLIAEM encoded by the coding sequence ATGATCATCGCGATAGCAAATCAAAAAGGAGGTGTAGCTAAAACCACCTCCACCATCTGTTTAGGAGGAATCCTGGCTTGTTCGGGTACTGTCCTCGCAATTGACCTTGACCCTCAAGGGAACCTCACTACGGGTTTAGGGGTAGAAGTGGCTGACGAGCAGATTAGCTGCTATGACGTAATTACAGAACAAGCAGAAGTCATTGATGCTGTAGTTGCGACTAAATCCGGACTTAGCCTATTACCTGCCGACATTAATCTTGCGAAAGGAGAAACCGAAATTCTTATGAAGGTGGGTAACTTTTACATCCTCAAAGAGAAACTGGCCCCCATACTTAAGCAATACCAGCACATCTTGATTGATTGCCCACCTTCTTTGGGACTGTTAACGGTTAATGCCTTAGCAGCTGCGGATGTAGTCTTGATTCCAGTGCAGTGTCAATTTTTTGCACTCAAAGGACTGGCTGCACTGCTGGAAACATTAGCCAGCGTGCAAAAACGCCTCAATCCTCAACTAAGAATATTGGGGGTACTGCCGACAATGGCTGAAAACACGGTGATGACTCAAGATGTCTTGGACTCTCTCAAGAAACGACTGCAAGACATACGCATTTTTGAACCCGTTCCCAAGTCCATCAAGTTTTCCGAGTCCAACTTAGCCGGCGAACCTATACATATATATACCAACGACAAAAAACTAGTGCAGCCCTATGGGGCGATAGCCAATTTGATTGCTGAAATGTAA